TCTTAGATTTCCAAAGTCAAATGAATCTGCCTCTAATTCATTGACAGTTGCTTTGCAAACATTCAATTTGTAGATTCAGATGTTTTCAAACTtgtcattaaaatgttattttgaaatttatacactctcttaaatattttgtcaatagTACATTGTCAACTGAAAAGCTTCAGAAAAGTAGTAATTGCtattaaaatgcaagaaataaaataatgattatcaaGGAAATTTGCCTCATTACAAACTTGCAAACTCAGTAATAGGTGTACCTAACAgggagtttaaaattttacaagcaCTTGCCACATGTTAGTCTACAAAAAGTATGCCTGAATGAAACTAACAtgagaaaacagtttttctaataACTATTAAGACATGAATGTACTAATTattaatctgtaaaaaaaatgacattaacaACATACATATTATTAGTTAAAGGACAAATCTGAAGTATTTAAGTATTAGGAATTATTAAGTGGGCGTCAACTCCTTTCagcaaaaggaagaaaaaaaaaggaaaaaaacatgaatataaaataggaacaaattttaaataaaattacatttaaaaaaaatctcctgcTCTTCTATTTGCTTTGGTACTgcaattttaactttcaatactttttttaattacttggaTACTAAAAAGAATAAgctaatttagtttatttaacaactttttcCAAATCTTCAGCATGTTTTGCAATATACTTTTACAGTCATAgcacttaatttataaatataggtactgtattaatatttcttacagCCCCCAGAAGCATAGTAGTACCTAAAAATATTACCTTGTAGATTCCCATTCAGAACTTGATACACTAGATATACTCTGACAGCTAGAGCAGGAAGAGTAAGTTGCTTCACTATTCTCTTCCTGGCGCAAGTGTTGTACTCGGGGAATCATAAGAGGTGAGCTATTGTACAAACTATTAGAGTTCTGTGCTTCAGACGGGTGAGCATGACGATAGTTATCACTACAACACCTAGATGGTGATTTTTCATTCTGTTGCCGTGCAGAAGGTTGTGAGTTTTTGCTACGGCCTTTTTTAGTCCTTTTTCTAGGCGTCTCTGAAGAAGCATGTGGGTGGATAGGAAAAGAGCGGCTCAGTAGTCCATGGTGATAGGCACGAGGGCTATTTTCTAAAGAAGAACTGTACTCTGAAACTCGTTGGCCTGGAGGTACGATTTCAACCTTCCTCATCACCTGTCTCATTATTTCTCTGGAAGGAGTCAAATGCTCTCTTGAAGAACTATTGAGGTTGCAAGTACAGTTATCGTGGAGAACGCTAAGGCGGTTTTCGAGTGAGGATGCAGAATGTTCTAGAAAGGTACTCTCTGAAGCTGGTTGAGAGTAAACATCGTTGACAATTTCATTGTTTTCGATGTGAGGGAGACTAGTTCTCAACCCGGCTTCGCTCCACGAGTCCTCATACTCTTTGTTCTCTAAAATTTGATTCTGTAATCGTGTGTTATTACTTGAACTAGTTTGATAACTTTCTGCATTTTGCAAATTACAAAGCATTTGATTATGATGGGCAGGCGCATTGCCTAAATGTTGGCTCATCGGCCTAAACCTTTCATCACTGAAAGATTCTTCAATATTATCTGAACGAGTCCTAACACCATCAGTTACAGCCTTGTCTCGAGTTTCATCACAATCTGAAAGTCCAAGTTCATTTGtgacaaaattttcattattactgaTATAAGATTTTTGAACATTGTTCGTTGTACTTGAGTTATGATATTTTACCTCAAATTCTAtgctattttgatttttttcatgcttctttttatttgaagaatgcTTTTCTGTGTTTAAAGTGTCCTCTGAATTTTCAGGAATACCATTTTCTGTTGTTAGTATACCaaaattataagcataaaattcatgaataaacTGCTTGCAGttcaactgatttttataaaagagaGATACAGAATCCTCTGaaacttttaaagatatatCATCATTAGCCTCTGACTTATCATCAATCTTTGGTTCTTCCAAGCTGCACAACATCTTTTCAAGTTTATGGAGTTCTTTTTCAGTCAAAGTCCATAATAAATctctaaaataagaaataatatttagtaactTGTATTTTCATTGAAAGTTTCAAACTATCTCttcattaaaacaaacaaataacacATTTTACTGAACATAACACATTTTAATCATTCTGAACAGCAAAACCCCCACTTTCTTTAACGATTtctgacataaaaatattgattttgtcAAGCATGAAAAATTCAAAGGTTTCCACAAACACACATGGgccttaagaaatttaaattgtggaTGTAAATTTACTGAACAgctagtttatttttcttagctaccacagtaatatttaaattattataatatcatttaGACCACTCATATcatttatatgtattattattaaattcaatttacacACCACTTTTTTTAAGTTCCATGGGTATCCTGAAGcgattcttcaaaaaaataaatggaaaattcatttatctttaaattttttttttttaatcaggcatgagattacaaaaataaaatagagaaaaatttaaaaaaaattaaaaaaatgtacaaaaaataaaacaagaatgtTGTGTGagacaaatttatcaaaatcaaacTAAACTTAAAAGTTTCAGATAAACTGGCATGACTTTAGTCagtcaaatacaaaaaaattttcctcgaACAACATTTGCCTGTTCATGCATATTAAACATATCTGCCCAACACAATATGTTCACTTCAAACTATTGTTGAAAATTCTTACcttattttaaacagtaaattgCAGAAAGGCCGGAAAAGTTCAGATATATCTGATGAATCTTTCTCAACATTGAATGGACCATCAGGATAAAGCAAAAGACCCCTAAACAACATTTCCATATATTagtcacaaaaatttaaataaatatttatcactgACTGTTactaaaaccaaatattttcaaaatttaagccaaagttaaaataacacaaatttgcTACTTTataactatacaattttaacagaaaacttATACACAATACAATATTGTTAGAGTAAagcttacaattaaaaaagtattgtattttgacatattttttatttattaaatctttggAGAGAGAAGAAAACCCattctaaatattaaacttttgttatcaaaaaataaaaaaacattgaagtttttaaagttaacacattgttttgcaacaaaaatttataaattataaaaattttaaatgtttatatagaTTACTTTTTCCAAGTTTTTACCATCACAAACATTGTCCCCAAAAACCAGTAagtataaatgttaataatttgatgtattttcaaaagtattaatacttaacatttttttcaagtttaacaaatttatatttttgcagtgGTCAATActttcattacttaaataaaatttatcaatgctcACAATATCCtattcaataattatcattGCTTATAATATTCAcaatattatctttttgataTGTTATGCAATCGATAATGATcacaatctatatatatatttctcttacacggcgacaaaaaaaaaagcctcattacaactccccgaatggcaacgctagaaaatcgaccaatgattgccgctaaaaatgtcacataccaaatctagttgaggtggctcaacatgtagcgcttttaaaaacggaaactgaaataacctgagagagcatcagctgcgacaatctcatactattaagctgggcagaagtgagtagtctttgtcgatagatctctattttagtatttatcgAAAGCGCTTCTTTTCACGAATTTACCAATATTACGAATTTAACGAATATTATGAATtcatttgacgatttttgatttatatcacgaatttatttgttttattattattagttattcattgaaaaatgagtctcagtcatgctgttacgctttaatattttatactatagcacatttctaataggtttaacaaATTAGacgtcatttatttgaattcaaatttattttaatgacttagtatttactaaaaagatgtttgttttttttttgtttttttttaaagtatgggattttaaagtatatggatttgaatgattgttttgaattcttagaattttgtgcattcgtAATGTAATGAAGTTAGCTGCGAGCGAAGCGaccttggtttgcgaagcaaaccatataagattgcgtagcaattttcgggggttggcgagcgttagcaagcagggggcgcagcccactagtatcattaattatctattattaatgcagatcaaaatattgtaatatttgatACGcctacaggggtctgtccaggccaaatttactaccgtttagcggtaccttcacaaattcaactttagaaaaaacGGTAGTTACACAAAAtactttctcttaaaattttatttttgtatcccataAGAAGcaataaagccatatttttaccatttttttgtgttgattttttaccataatttttaattttcacaaattatgtctaaattttcacaaaataggtatctctcagaaaaacctagacagacccctggccTATGTATACTATCGCAGATGATCATTTAAGTAAACCAGACTCTAGTAAGGTTCCTATGAGTTGGCAAACTTAGCTTCATGAATAAGTTTCTCGGACATATTGAactaacaaaagaaatttttgacttATTACTTACCAAACAATGGCAAGCCTAGGAATTGTAAACATTAAAGATGGATCATAATCATCTACCATGTCTTGAGTCACCATTCCCATTTTTAAAGCTctacataataaaatacaagATAGAACATACATAAGAATGAGAGATAACTTCATAGCAATAGAAactaaaagtcttttttttaaactaaatattgaaGTATTATAGctaactcattattttttcttagtctgaattaaatgaacaaatgacataatgaaaaaatatataatacaaatgacataaaaagcatagctgccaaccttaggaataaaaaataaggaacaCTATATGCGACAAAATTATACGCACTAATTATGAgagtaagataaaaatttaactattaaatcataacattaatagacatatatttaaatatgtaaattagtaaaacaaaactataaacaCTATCTTTTGTGGGAAActtataatattaatgttttataattaggaataccggtataatatattaaaaacaaacattacctattaatatataattatttatctccaaattataaaacactggtaaataataatctacatcataaacaaatatttctgatgcaagtgtttaaatactacaaaaaaaaatttccaaaaataataatttagtgaaataatCAGCAACAGACAGCtattggaataatattttccaataaaaagctactaaaaattactttagcaCAATAATCACAGGATGCATGCTTGTGGCGATCAGAAAAAAGGATtggtttaaaatcaaaaattttatgaaaattcaaattttttataaaaatatcagatttgcagattggatttaaaaattaggaacaaaTCCGAAAAATTCTGAgcagttggcagctatgaaaaAGTATGTATTTCAGCAAAgcattttgtaaacaaaaatattaagaatggaaattaaatgataaaataaatttgagattaaaaaaatcctattcATGTAATTTTCtgctaatgaaatttaaacttctttttgaaatttgagaaaataaaaacctgtaattggaaaaattaaaattatataactacATTTAGGCTATTATGaatactaaaaaacaaaataaaaaaattcaagattatataatacaaaacataatttgagCTAATTGTTAGCTGCATAAAaagcatgcaaaaaatatttttagtacaaaataaaatttgtattttcataactttgaatacaaatagcatatttattttgctgttcAATCATACtctttattttgtaagttaacatactattgaaatgaaattgctGATAGAGTAAGAGACACATTTCATATCATGGGgtcattttgttaatgtaaaaaaatatacttcatctTTTTTAGTACCCCACATGGCTTGTACaaacaaaatacagaaataataacaattaataagtattaaatgtGAAATTCTTAACAGCAGAATAGTGTCAATCTGTGTTAAAATTAATACCTTATAAGAGTTTCAGAGAACAAAACCACAATTTCTTGTTGAAGGTGATATTCCTTAGCACTCTTAATAGGAACCATAGCACTTACGTAGCTGTTAAAGAGAAAagtaatataatacttttaaagaacaagaattagtaaacaaatttttagttacaaaaaacTATCTAAAcgaaaaaactaagaaaaagtagaaaattaaattcagacCATACATTCTTTTTAACCAGTTATCAAGtacataaatttacttttaaatattttctaaactgtaatttatgttaataactAGTTTTCTAcccaaaaaataactatattatactaataataatcaaaataactgttttaacttttttttcttccattttatatcttatagaag
Above is a window of Parasteatoda tepidariorum isolate YZ-2023 chromosome 5, CAS_Ptep_4.0, whole genome shotgun sequence DNA encoding:
- the LOC107440467 gene encoding lateral signaling target protein 2 homolog isoform X1 produces the protein MFKIFLKFFFTMYYYIFGYLPFFNVNSYTTVKKEDSSKLALFYWADEELTMVATELDSFDGRTDPDRCSILVSQLRICQDKVLSICNDIMDEAIPDIRANRDFRAKFPDDVLHENLAGQLWFGAECLAAGSNIIHRELESASMRPLAKALTRALDNVRCLLREQSLKNSLVYSDKVREALRIFDRLFAEFELCYVSAMVPIKSAKEYHLQQEIVVLFSETLIRALKMGMVTQDMVDDYDPSLMFTIPRLAIVWGLLLYPDGPFNVEKDSSDISELFRPFCNLLFKIRDLLWTLTEKELHKLEKMLCSLEEPKIDDKSEANDDISLKVSEDSVSLFYKNQLNCKQFIHEFYAYNFGILTTENGIPENSEDTLNTEKHSSNKKKHEKNQNSIEFEVKYHNSSTTNNVQKSYISNNENFVTNELGLSDCDETRDKAVTDGVRTRSDNIEESFSDERFRPMSQHLGNAPAHHNQMLCNLQNAESYQTSSSNNTRLQNQILENKEYEDSWSEAGLRTSLPHIENNEIVNDVYSQPASESTFLEHSASSLENRLSVLHDNCTCNLNSSSREHLTPSREIMRQVMRKVEIVPPGQRVSEYSSSLENSPRAYHHGLLSRSFPIHPHASSETPRKRTKKGRSKNSQPSARQQNEKSPSRCCSDNYRHAHPSEAQNSNSLYNSSPLMIPRVQHLRQEENSEATYSSCSSCQSISSVSSSEWESTSPDTSSYNSECQDDEEIALALQAAEIASRNKARSRFKSSRDLLHKLFVCVSGVADQLQTNYASDLRNILKSVFDMNCSQSQQEVCDNSQTDNSNDINSPDVAWTLPPISAAFSDNGNSILTNEMSESLLNGNSPDEYDRDQSSVDSAEEVVADNSPTPSLVLPNISQQNENSIGVFTGPPEWMPDEFSPNCMACKMQFTILRRRHHCRNCGKIFCSRCSSNTIALPHYGHLKPVRVCNHCFMYQLTSFVMQRQL
- the LOC107440467 gene encoding lateral signaling target protein 2 homolog isoform X2 — protein: MHSLRKWFYRPKKEDSSKLALFYWADEELTMVATELDSFDGRTDPDRCSILVSQLRICQDKVLSICNDIMDEAIPDIRANRDFRAKFPDDVLHENLAGQLWFGAECLAAGSNIIHRELESASMRPLAKALTRALDNVRCLLREQSLKNSLVYSDKVREALRIFDRLFAEFELCYVSAMVPIKSAKEYHLQQEIVVLFSETLIRALKMGMVTQDMVDDYDPSLMFTIPRLAIVWGLLLYPDGPFNVEKDSSDISELFRPFCNLLFKIRDLLWTLTEKELHKLEKMLCSLEEPKIDDKSEANDDISLKVSEDSVSLFYKNQLNCKQFIHEFYAYNFGILTTENGIPENSEDTLNTEKHSSNKKKHEKNQNSIEFEVKYHNSSTTNNVQKSYISNNENFVTNELGLSDCDETRDKAVTDGVRTRSDNIEESFSDERFRPMSQHLGNAPAHHNQMLCNLQNAESYQTSSSNNTRLQNQILENKEYEDSWSEAGLRTSLPHIENNEIVNDVYSQPASESTFLEHSASSLENRLSVLHDNCTCNLNSSSREHLTPSREIMRQVMRKVEIVPPGQRVSEYSSSLENSPRAYHHGLLSRSFPIHPHASSETPRKRTKKGRSKNSQPSARQQNEKSPSRCCSDNYRHAHPSEAQNSNSLYNSSPLMIPRVQHLRQEENSEATYSSCSSCQSISSVSSSEWESTSPDTSSYNSECQDDEEIALALQAAEIASRNKARSRFKSSRDLLHKLFVCVSGVADQLQTNYASDLRNILKSVFDMNCSQSQQEVCDNSQTDNSNDINSPDVAWTLPPISAAFSDNGNSILTNEMSESLLNGNSPDEYDRDQSSVDSAEEVVADNSPTPSLVLPNISQQNENSIGVFTGPPEWMPDEFSPNCMACKMQFTILRRRHHCRNCGKIFCSRCSSNTIALPHYGHLKPVRVCNHCFMYQLTSFVMQRQL